A stretch of DNA from Streptomyces xanthii:
CACTTCCAGCACCACGCGGACCTGCCGACGGTGACGGCCCCGGGTCTGACCGCAACGGTGATCCTGGGCTCGCTCGACGGCGCGACGTCACCGGGCTCGACGTACACGCCCATCGTGGGCGCGGACCTGACCCTCACCGCGGGCGCAGACGTCCGCGTCCCCCTGAACCCCGACTTCGAGTACGCGGTCCTGGCCATGTCCGGCGAGTCCCACGTGGACGACGTCCCGGTCCTCCCCGGCTCGATGCTCTACCTCGGCTGCGGCCGCACAGAACTCCCGGTACGGGCGGGCTCGGACACGGGCCTGATGCTCCTGGGCGGCGAACCGTTCGAGGAGGAGCTCGTCATGTGGTGGAACTTCATCGGCCGCTCCCAGGACGACATCACCCAGGCGCGGGAGGACTGGATGACGGGCTCCCGGTTCGGGGAGGTGAAGGGGTACGACGGGGATCGGCTGGATGCGCCGGAGCTGCCTTCCGTGCCGCTCAAAGCCCGAGGGCGAGTACGTTGACCAGCTAGTTCTCTGCGTCGGGCTCTGCGTCGGGCTCTGCGTCGGCCAGATCGCGTTGGCGTCGCAGATCTTCCGTAGCGGTCACGGTGGGAGCTCCTGCACGGACTCCGGACCACCTGGCCTCCGCGGCCCGATTCTGCCTGGAGGTGGCCCGCGGAAGTTTCCGTGGGCCACCCGCCGCGTTCCGCTGCGCTGAGCGACCCGCGCCTGAGGCGGTCCGGGAATCCCGCAGGATCAGCTGCCCGGCTGCCGATCACTGGTCGGCCGGGGCCTCCAGAACCGCCCCCGCAGTCGGCAACTCCGGTCGATCACAGGTTTCCTCCACTTTCATACACGGCCAGCTCTTCGGGCGTTCCGTGGAATGCGGGGCCGCAGTTGGAGGGCAGCCGCTCCACGACCATCGCGATCGCCTCCTGCGCCGTGTCAGCTCTGCCGATCTTCTGGGTCCGAGAAGGTCCCTCGACGTAGTACGGCCCGGCGTGGCCCGGTCCGGCTGCTGTCGGGCCGATGTAGGGCACGTCCCATGTCCAACGCTGCTCGGTGCAGCGGCTGAAGTGCAGCTCCCACA
This window harbors:
- a CDS encoding pirin family protein, producing the protein MSNLDREAVPSVCGGRGFVVAEPVRELLSPRRVKLGESTEVRRLLPNLGRRMVGAWAFVDHYGPDDIADEPGMQVPPHPHMGLQTVSWLHEGEVLHRDSTGSLQTIRPRELGLMTSGRAISHSEESPKTHARYLHGAQLWVALPDTHRHVEPHFQHHADLPTVTAPGLTATVILGSLDGATSPGSTYTPIVGADLTLTAGADVRVPLNPDFEYAVLAMSGESHVDDVPVLPGSMLYLGCGRTELPVRAGSDTGLMLLGGEPFEEELVMWWNFIGRSQDDITQAREDWMTGSRFGEVKGYDGDRLDAPELPSVPLKARGRVR
- a CDS encoding DUF6193 family natural product biosynthesis protein, which translates into the protein MTTDASGAGKVEAAWQDLLDSDRVSAELVVAAYAEPRLRQLFPWVGMWELHFSRCTEQRWTWDVPYIGPTAAGPGHAGPYYVEGPSRTQKIGRADTAQEAIAMVVERLPSNCGPAFHGTPEELAVYESGGNL